One genomic window of Microcoleus sp. FACHB-831 includes the following:
- a CDS encoding ankyrin repeat domain-containing protein, with protein sequence MAEKTFLKDMWDTIRQGDLERVVALIDADRERLHMTTVFGTWLHFAASEGQLEIVKYFISQGLDVNARSESDSSGYTPINAAASKGYVEVVRYLLSCGAILDVSRGGQENPLFRAVLNGHTEVVKLLIDSGIDTKIKYNTKTMRNMDALALAYEWGQSEVVKILRPYSLGEPVFWDRKGYCTPVIDDCYIFQGWKDFDLQGNRLGIYNSNAKKRVRD encoded by the coding sequence ATGGCTGAAAAAACGTTTCTTAAGGATATGTGGGATACAATTCGCCAGGGAGACCTGGAGCGAGTTGTGGCTTTAATTGATGCGGATAGAGAACGTTTACACATGACAACTGTGTTTGGTACATGGCTACACTTTGCCGCCAGTGAAGGGCAATTAGAAATTGTCAAATATTTCATTTCGCAAGGATTAGATGTCAACGCACGCAGCGAGTCTGATAGCAGTGGATACACACCAATAAACGCAGCCGCCTCTAAAGGCTATGTTGAAGTTGTTCGGTATTTGCTTTCTTGCGGAGCAATCCTTGATGTTAGCAGAGGTGGACAGGAGAACCCTTTATTTAGAGCAGTGCTTAATGGACATACAGAAGTTGTCAAACTGTTGATTGACAGCGGAATTGATACAAAAATTAAGTATAATACAAAAACCATGAGAAATATGGATGCGCTGGCACTTGCCTATGAATGGGGACAAAGTGAAGTGGTTAAAATTTTGAGACCTTATTCCCTCGGCGAACCAGTATTTTGGGATCGCAAGGGCTATTGTACTCCTGTTATTGACGATTGCTATATTTTTCAAGGCTGGAAAGATTTCGATCTCCAAGGAAATAGGCTGGGAATATATAATTCAAATGCAAAAAAAAGAGTTAGAGATTAA
- a CDS encoding cobalamin-binding protein — protein sequence MRIISLIPSATEILATLGLTDAIVGRSHECDYPLEIKDRPVCTEPKFNPEGTSREIGDRVNDLLQSALSVYKVKTDILEQLQPTHILTQAQCEVCAVSLSDVEKAVAALTHSQPQIISLQPNVLADIWTDIQRVAETLQVECKVALSYLQSRVNVCEQKTQFLGADAVPSVACIEWTDPLMAAGNWIPELVKLAGGRSLFGVVGQHSPWLKWEELTAADPDVIIFMPCGFDLERTRTEAMQLSNRPEWQNLQAVKTGKIYFTDGNSYFNRSGPRLVDSLEILAEILHPEIFQFGYQGMGWEQLKPKHNI from the coding sequence ATGAGAATTATCTCTCTTATTCCCAGTGCTACGGAAATTTTAGCGACATTGGGGTTGACTGACGCTATAGTAGGGCGATCGCATGAATGCGATTATCCCCTAGAAATCAAAGACCGACCTGTTTGCACCGAACCCAAGTTCAACCCCGAAGGTACTAGCCGGGAAATTGGCGATCGCGTTAACGATTTGTTGCAATCTGCTCTGAGTGTATATAAAGTAAAAACCGATATTTTAGAGCAATTGCAACCAACTCACATTTTGACGCAAGCTCAGTGCGAAGTTTGTGCTGTCAGCCTTAGCGATGTCGAGAAAGCTGTTGCAGCCCTTACTCACTCTCAACCCCAGATTATTTCCTTACAGCCAAATGTTTTAGCTGACATCTGGACGGACATCCAACGAGTTGCCGAAACCTTGCAAGTTGAATGTAAAGTAGCATTATCGTATTTACAATCTCGTGTCAATGTTTGCGAACAAAAAACTCAATTTTTAGGCGCAGATGCGGTTCCAAGTGTTGCGTGTATTGAGTGGACAGATCCGCTGATGGCGGCGGGGAATTGGATTCCAGAATTAGTGAAATTAGCGGGGGGGCGATCGCTGTTTGGTGTTGTAGGGCAGCATTCCCCCTGGTTAAAGTGGGAAGAACTCACAGCAGCAGACCCAGATGTTATTATCTTCATGCCCTGCGGATTCGATTTAGAACGCACGCGCACTGAAGCAATGCAGCTAAGCAATCGTCCTGAATGGCAAAATTTGCAGGCAGTAAAAACAGGCAAAATTTACTTCACAGATGGGAATTCTTACTTTAATCGTTCAGGGCCAAGATTGGTAGATTCCCTAGAAATTTTGGCAGAAATTCTCCATCCTGAAATCTTTCAATTTGGCTATCAAGGGATGGGATGGGAACAGTTAAAACCGAAGCATAACATCTAA